GATAAGCCAAGACACAAGTCTAGACTCGTGGCTAAGGGTTACTCACAGAAGGAAGATGTTGATTATCATGACATCTTTGCGCATGTGGTAAAACATGTGTCCATAAGGTTGTTACTGTCGATTGTGGTCAACCACGATCTGGAGCTTGAACAGTTAGATGTTAAAACTGCATTTCTTCATGGAGATATTGAGGAAGAAATTTATATGGAACAACCTGAGGGATTTCGTGTGAAGAACAAGGAAGACTATGTGTGTCATCTGAAGAAATCTCTGTATGGTCTCAAACAGGCTCCAAGACAATGGAACATATGCTTTGACAGTTTCATGAAAGAGCTCGGATTCAGGAGGTGTGAATTTGATCATTGTGTGTATGTGAAAGAAGCGATTGGAGGAATATATGTCTACTTACTTCTCtatgtagatgatatgttgGTAGCTTCGAAAAGCATGGTGGAGATAGACTGTGCAAGGCGGATTCTAGGCATGGACATTCAGAGGGATCGTGCAGGTGGAGTTTTGACAGTATCTCAGTCAAGCTATGTTGAAAAGGTGCTTCGAACGTTCAACATGAATGATTCTACTGGAGTTACTACTCCTGTTGGTTCTCACTTTAAGATGAAAGCTGTtgaagatggagaagaagaaacatagatGGAGAATGTGCCTTATTCTAATGCCATAGGAAGCATTATGTATGCGATGATTGGAACAAGATGTGATCTCGCTTATGCTGTTGGGTTAGTGAGCAGGTACATGTCAAGACCGGGTCTGATGCATTGGGCTGCAGTTAAATGGGTGCTAAGATATATGAAGGGAACAAAGGAACACAAGCTAGTGTTCAGGAAGAATGGAAACTTCAAGGTAGAAGGTTTCTGCGATGCTAATTTCTCAACAGATTTGGATAAGAGGAGATCGATCAGTGGTTATGTTTTCTCAGCTGGAGGGAATGTCATTAGCTGGAGGTCATGTTTCCAACATGTGGTTGCTCTTTCTACAACAGAG
This region of Brassica napus cultivar Da-Ae chromosome C5, Da-Ae, whole genome shotgun sequence genomic DNA includes:
- the LOC125587047 gene encoding secreted RxLR effector protein 161-like, with the protein product MENVPYSNAIGSIMYAMIGTRCDLAYAVGLVSRYMSRPGLMHWAAVKWVLRYMKGTKEHKLVFRKNGNFKVEGFCDANFSTDLDKRRSISGYVFSAGGNVISWRSCFQHVVALSTTEAEYMALVEAVKEAIWLRGLSEEMGFEQDSVKIWCASQSAMCLAKNNVHHEWTKHVSRKLHFIRDIIEKGEVTVEKIHTSKNPADILTKVVLVKKFEAALRVLGVAKH